The following proteins are co-located in the Massilia litorea genome:
- the trpA gene encoding tryptophan synthase subunit alpha, which translates to MSRIASTFAALREQNKTGLVTFITAGDPGPDLTVPLMHALVAGGADILELGVPFSDPMAEGPVIQRACERALKFGIGLNDVFNYVRQFRESDPSTPVVLMGYANPIERIGPDNFILKAKEAGADGAIVVDYPPEECEAFADAMRANDLDLIFLLAPTSTQERIRQVARYGSGFSYYVSLKGVTGAGSIDTEDVARRVAAIREHVSLPIGVGFGIRDAQTAKAVASVADAVVIGSRIIQEIENVGPEAAVPAVQAFVAGIRTALDS; encoded by the coding sequence ATGTCCCGAATTGCAAGTACCTTCGCCGCCCTGCGCGAACAAAACAAGACCGGCCTCGTCACCTTCATCACCGCCGGCGACCCCGGCCCCGACCTCACCGTCCCGCTGATGCACGCCCTGGTGGCGGGCGGGGCCGACATTTTGGAACTGGGCGTGCCGTTTTCCGACCCGATGGCCGAAGGCCCGGTCATCCAGCGCGCCTGCGAGCGCGCCCTGAAATTCGGCATCGGCCTGAACGACGTCTTCAATTACGTGCGCCAGTTCCGCGAAAGCGATCCAAGCACCCCGGTGGTGCTGATGGGCTACGCCAATCCGATCGAACGCATCGGCCCGGATAACTTCATCCTCAAGGCGAAAGAAGCGGGTGCCGACGGCGCCATCGTCGTCGACTACCCGCCGGAAGAGTGCGAAGCCTTTGCCGACGCCATGCGCGCCAACGACCTCGACCTGATCTTCCTGCTGGCGCCGACGTCCACGCAGGAGCGCATCAGGCAGGTGGCGCGCTACGGCAGCGGCTTCAGCTATTACGTGTCCCTGAAGGGCGTCACCGGCGCCGGCAGCATCGATACCGAGGACGTGGCGCGCCGCGTGGCCGCGATCCGCGAGCACGTCAGCCTGCCGATCGGCGTCGGTTTCGGCATCCGCGACGCGCAGACGGCGAAGGCGGTGGCCTCGGTGGCGGACGCGGTCGTGATCGGCAGCCGCATCATCCAGGAGATCGAAAACGTGGGTCCCGAGGCTGCCGTGCCGGCGGTACAGGCCTTCGTGGCCGGGATCCGCACCGCGCTCGACAGTTGA
- the accD gene encoding acetyl-CoA carboxylase, carboxyltransferase subunit beta: protein MSWLEKLLPPRIQRSDAANRKTMPEGLWVKCPSCEAVLYRADLESNLHVCPKCDHHMRIRARERLDGLLDEGGRYEIGQEALPVDTLKFKDSKKYPDRLKQAMEATGETDALIVQGGSIMSLPVVVACFEFEFMGGSMGSVVGERFVRGAQIALEQKVPFICITATGGARMQEGLLSLLQMAKTTAMLTKLSEKKLPFISVLTDPTMGGVSASFAFMGDVVIAEPKALIGFAGPRVIENTVREKLPEGFQRAEFLVQKGAVDMIVDRRKMREEIARLLALLQNQPADVVA from the coding sequence ATGAGTTGGTTGGAAAAACTGCTGCCCCCCCGAATCCAGCGCTCCGATGCCGCCAATCGCAAAACCATGCCCGAGGGCCTGTGGGTCAAGTGCCCGTCGTGCGAAGCGGTGCTGTACCGCGCCGACCTCGAGTCGAACCTGCACGTCTGCCCGAAGTGCGACCACCACATGCGCATCCGTGCGCGCGAGCGCCTTGACGGCCTGCTCGACGAAGGCGGCCGCTACGAGATCGGCCAGGAAGCCCTGCCGGTCGATACCCTGAAGTTCAAGGACAGCAAGAAGTATCCTGACCGACTCAAGCAAGCGATGGAAGCCACCGGGGAAACCGATGCGCTGATCGTGCAGGGCGGCTCGATCATGAGTTTGCCGGTCGTCGTGGCCTGCTTCGAATTCGAATTCATGGGCGGCTCGATGGGTTCCGTCGTCGGCGAGCGTTTCGTCCGCGGCGCCCAGATCGCCCTCGAACAGAAAGTGCCGTTCATCTGCATCACCGCCACCGGCGGCGCCCGCATGCAGGAAGGCCTGCTGTCGCTGCTGCAGATGGCCAAGACCACCGCCATGCTGACCAAGCTGTCGGAAAAGAAACTGCCGTTCATCAGCGTGCTGACCGATCCGACCATGGGCGGCGTGTCCGCTTCCTTCGCCTTCATGGGCGACGTCGTGATCGCCGAGCCGAAAGCGCTGATCGGTTTTGCCGGCCCGCGCGTGATCGAGAACACCGTGCGCGAAAAGCTGCCGGAAGGTTTCCAGCGCGCCGAATTCCTGGTGCAAAAGGGCGCCGTCGACATGATCGTCGACCGCCGCAAGATGCGCGAAGAAATCGCCCGCCTGCTGGCCTTGCTGCAGAACCAGCCGGCCGACGTCGTCGCTTGA